One genomic region from Neospora caninum Liverpool complete genome, chromosome V encodes:
- a CDS encoding putative trans-2,3-enoyl-CoA reductase produces the protein MRISLKKRNGKFIDAFELPDDCTVEEFKELFYQKFHYYPERQWWTVDTAKGVPIKGNGPLEAYGVQDGTTLVFKDLGVQISWRLVFVLEYAGPLFIFPLFYCCSALIYGVDVPPEKCLVQKVAFWLTMLHYVKRELETLFVHRFSSSTMPIRNVPINCSHYWLLFGVFVGYFLFHPKYKPMWGDDQPVVIYGLAAAMVGFELLNFKTHLILRGLRARGTRQRGVPCGWGFDLVSCANYFWETLVWVTFSILVSCLTSWIFTVVGFLKMTEWALKKQRNYRSEFKDYPRNRRAIIPFIL, from the exons ATGAGGATCTCACTGAAGAAGCGGAACGGGAAGTTCATCGACGCTTTCGAACTGCCCGATGACTGTACCGTGGAAGAATTCAAGGAACTCTTCTACCAAAAGT TTCACTACTATCCAGAGAGACAATGGTGGACTGTCGACACTGCCAAGGGCGTGCCCATCAAAGGGAACGGTCCTCTCGAGGCGTACGGCGTCCAAGACGGCACGACACTCGTTTTCAAAGACCTCG gtgtgCAGATTTCGTGGCGCCTCGTCTTTGTGCTCGAGTACGCGGGgcctctcttcatctttcctctcttctatTGTTGCTCCGCCTTGATCTATGGCGTCGACGTCCCTCCGGAAAAGTGCCTTGTGCAAAA AGTCGCCTTTTGGCTCACAATGCTTCACTACGTCAAGCGGGAGTTGGAGACGTTGTTTGTCCACCGATTCAGCAGCAGCACGATGCCCATCCGAAACGTCCCCATCAACTGCAGTCACTACTGGCTTCTCTttggcgtcttcgtcggctACTTCCTGTTCCACCCTAAATACAAACCTATGTGGGGGGATGACCAACCCGTTGTCATCTACGGCCTCGCCGCAGCGATGGTG GGCTTCGAGTTGCTGAACTTCAAGACGCACTTGATTCTCCGGGGCCTGCGGGCCCGCGGCACCCGCCAGCGCGGAGTCCCCTGTGGGTGGGGATTCGACCTCGTCAGCTGCGCGAACTACTTCTGGGAAACACTCGTCTGGGTGACCTTTTCCATTCTCGTTTCTTGTCTGACCT CTTGGATCTTCACAGTCGTTGGATTCCTGAAGATGACGGAGTGGGCGCTGAAGAAGCAACGGAATTATCGATCCGAATTCAAGGACTATCCCAG GAACCGTCGCGCAATCATTCCATTCATCCTCTGA
- a CDS encoding Hypothtetical protein, related gives MAEPATAVAACPDTANPPPLLPLRCMYTPGDRVADLDGHLGTVRYIGPVDGYSRRGASFSGGGASDSCSLSSSEDADLWIGVEWDEAERGKHDGSLNGKVYFTCVGALSRSKTATAGGTAASADGSSAGDPKEQKSKRCTAGSFVKRHKLLEPKDFKRAVMERYTRKLTQEQIDSMILVNHVTNKTKPVEFVGRKEAEEYFARLHLLNAMSFTSTSAIRTAGPPPRLVLPNLRLLSLANSLITDWQELLAILRCVPRLSSLSLCGTRLRASTLPPFVSRVSPEPAQGEKGDAHAERAEEWTILEELTELQLDQTFVTWDELLAFDSLAPHLQRLSIRGNDFSPALPLFDPRAGLPARRANAGVNGEESPAETARAFQNLVFLDVSDNPVHSWTPLVACMRHLPRLETICAVNANLGDFAGVQTPQTDEPEVCTPEKSPSRTGAPLQGGEESATDSERSRESAAQDGQRSGCELEIGARETRDGSAAWALSMRQDRRAKIIELCLEDNCIEKWYIREGPNGPRLLLRVCVKAASSALGERASFPVLAFQETITSLARLFPSLERLMLQGNPLLLQPCSNSKAASVPTGFGASSPQRQVMISLFPSLKVLSGGTISRADRSAAERYTLSLLHRIKRQGEVSLPIPPGLVAALQSPNQAADRNSSAYEALLDRLTETHGDFSLGETAQGEGGAVVLASSLVDVLLQPDAAVIFDKPPVKKRVPKSMRVRDLKTLCMRLFGLPVAHIDLLYNDGNMPVSTPLDDDASSLDFFGVGAGSVVRVQDKNDKKSEV, from the exons ATGGCGGAACCCGCAACGGCAGTTGCGGCTTGTCCAGACACTGCAAACCCACCTCCCCTGTTGCCcttgaggtgtatgtacaccccggGCGACAGAGTAGCGGACCTCGACGGCCACTTGGGCACGGTCCGTTACATTGGTCCAGTCGACGGTTACTCCCGACGAggcgcgtccttctcggGCGGTGGCGCCTCAGATTCCTGCTCGTTGTCTtccagcgaagacgcagatTTGTGGATAGGCGTCGAGTGGGACGAAGCGGAGCGCGGGAAGCACGACGGATCCCTCAACGGGAAAGTTTATTTCACTTGCGTGGGAGCTTTATCGAGGTCGAAGACCGCCACCGCTGGGGGCACCGCCGCGTCAGCAGACGGGAGCAGCGCTGGAGACCCGAAAGAACAGAAATCGAAGCGATGCACGGCAGGCTCCTTCGTCAAAAGACACAAACTCCTGGAGCCCAAAGACTTCAAGAGAGCTGTCATGGAGCGATACACCAGGAAACTCACGCAGG AGCAAATTGATTCCATGATCCTCGTCAATCATGTTACAAATAAAACCAAGCCCGTCGAATTCGTCGGACGCAAGGAG GCAGAGGAGTACTTTGCTCGCCTCCACCTGCTGAACGCCATGAGCTTCACGAGCACCTCGGCGATCCGCACGGCGGggcctcctcctcgtctcgtgCTTCCAA ATCTCCGCCTCTTGTCGCTTGCAAACAGCCTGATCACCGACTGGCAGGAGTTGCTGGCGATTCTTCGATGCGTCCcacgcctttcttcgctctctctctgcggcacGCGGCTGCGAGCTTCTACCTTGcctccgtttgtctctcgcgtttctcctgaACCTGcgcaaggagaaaagggagacgccCACGCAGAACGCGCCGAGGAATGGACGATTCTCGAGGAGCTAACGGAGCTTCAACTGGATCAGACCTTCGTTACCTGGGACGAG cttctcgcctttgACTCGCTCGCGCCCCACTTGCAGCGTCTTTCGATTCGTGGAAACGACTTCTCGCCTGCACTTCCACTGTTTGACCCCCGAGCTGGGCTGCCAGCGCGGCGGGCGAACGCGGGCGTCaacggggaagaaagccCGGCAGAAACGGCCAGGGCCTTCCAAAATCTGGTATTTCTGGATGTCTCGGACAATCCTGTCCACTCTTGGACCCCGCTggtcgcctgcatgcgccaccTGCCGCGCCTGGAAACCATCTGTGCCGTCAACGCTAACCTGGGCGATTTcgcgggtgtacagacaccgcagacaGACGAGCCAGAagtctgtacacccgagaAATCGCCCTCCAGGACAGGCGCACCGCTCCAGGGAGGTGAAGAGTCGGCAACGGATTCCGAACGATCTCGGGAATCCGCTGCACAGGACGGCCAACGGTCCGGCTGTGAGTTGGAAATCGGCgcacgcgaaacgcgcgacggCTCTGCAGCGTGGGCTCTCTCTATGCGCCAGGACCGGAGGGCGAAGATTATCGAGCTGTGCCTGGAAGACAACTGCATCGAGAAATGGTACATCCGAGAGGGGCCGAACGGCCCCAGACTGCTCCTCAGGGTGTGTGTGAAGGCAGCGAGTTCCGCcctcggagagagagcgagttTCCCTGTGCTTGCGTTCCA GGAGACGATAACGtcgctcgcgcgtctctttccgtctctggaAAGACTGATGCTGCAGGGGAACCCCCTGCTTCTTCAGCCGTGCTCGAACTCAAAGGCGGCGTCCGTCCCCACCGGCTtcggcgcctcgtctccacaACGCCAA GTGATGATTTCTCTGTTCCCGAGCCTGAAAGTTCTGAGCGGAGGAACAATCTCCAGGGCGGATCGATCGGCAGCGGAACGGTAcacgctgtctcttttgcaCCGCATAAAACGCCAAGGCGAAGTTTCCCTGCCGATCCCTCCTGGCTTGGTGGCCGCGCTGCAGAGCCCCAACCAGGCGGCAGACAGA AATTCCTCAGCCTACGAGGCGCTGCTCGATCGACTcacggagacacacggagACTTCTCTCTTGGCG AAACCGcgcagggagaaggcggcgcggtcgtcctcgcttcgtcgctgGTAGACGTGCTGCTTCAGCCTGACGCAGCAGTCATTTTCGACAAGCCTCCCGTGAAGAAGCGAGTTCCCAAGTCGATGCGAGTCCG AGATCTCAAGactctgtgcatgcggctcTTCGGCCTTCCCGTCGCACATATCGACCTCCTGTACAACGACGGG AACATGCCTGTGAGCACCCCGCTGGATGACGATGCTTCGTCCCTGGATTTCTTCGGAGTCGGAGCCGGATCGGTCGTTCGCGTGCAGGACAAGAACGACAAAAAGAGTGAAGTTTGA